A window of Chelmon rostratus isolate fCheRos1 chromosome 18, fCheRos1.pri, whole genome shotgun sequence genomic DNA:
ttgattattagcagtttgtttttcaaatgtactTGATTCACTTTGATTAGAAGTGAGTTTGTTTTCAATCGATATCTTAAAGTGTTCAAACTTGTCTTCTGTGTCACTCTCTGTTCGTCTGTTATTCTCATCCACCCTCTTCATGTTggtctctcctgcagcagcagcgctccCTGCTGATCCTTACGCGTAATAACACCATGACGTCAGGCTGCCGTCACTGCGCCTGTGCAGATTCACCACGACAGAGTTCTCAAGAAGCCGCTTTCAACATAAAAGCATAAAACTAGGGTCGAGAGCTGAGAGTCCTGGGCTGTTTCATTCTTCTTCAAACTAGTCTTTCTCCACCTGCCAGTCAGTGAATCACATTTAACAATAATCTGACAGTTTAATGAAAAGCTGAGTTGTGATTTGATTTGgaaatattacatttcacaCGTTTAGTTTAGTTTGCAGTTACTTTAGTGCTCTGATGTCTGCTGAACAATGAACCAGGAGGAACCGTCTGgaaatctttttctttattctttgaaGTCACCAGTCAGTGTCGGTGCTGGTTTAGTCTCGACCCGACAGCGACAGCAGTTTTCTGGTGTGTGAGGTAACAGCTCTACAGTAACATGCTCATCAGATGTGGCCTACACCTGCACCTTGTTGGTGTCACGTCAGTACTTTAGTACTCTCAACAGATGTTCTGTTTCATCAGTCCTGTCCCCCTTTGAGCGATGTCCAGCTCATAGATCTTGGCAGATCTGGTTTTGTCCAGGTTCTTGAGATCACTGTCTGCTGGGTTCAGGTAGATTTCCCACCCCCTTCCTGTGCTTGTGGTATCTTGTCTCTACTTGGCATCTTGCCTGATTTATTCTTTGATTGGCCAGGTTGGGTCTAAAACCAGTTGGAAAGTCACTTTACACACTGAGAAGACcacaaatattaacatttaaacattaaaatttaaaataactgtttttcaGGAtttagttgttgtgttttgtgaactCTGTGATTGGAGACGGTCTGTCTGCCATCGACTTCACAATACGAGACCCCCCACATCAAACCCTGTCGACAGTATTTAATGCAGCTTCGGTGTCCGCAAATTAACGGATATGACTCTTcttatgaaaataatcaccGGAAGTGGTATTTCCGTTTCCGGTATGATCAGAGCGCGAGCTTGATGGTGATGCGCAGCTCGTGAAGCCTCAGAGTAGAGAGACGCCAAAATAGAAATCAAAGATCGAAGAAGAAAAGGtcagactgtttgtttgtttgtttgttggtgaCGTCAGCAGATCATCAGAGATCAGCATTATCTGTTTATCAGTAAGTCATCAATAGATTACATAATCGATACAGGGCTATCAGATGAAAATGATGGAGGTTTTCTCTGCATAGACGGTTCTGCAGAGCGGATCAATAGATTACATCGCCGATCGATCCGGACTGATCCGGAATGATGTCAGcatcacaacagcaacaaataaccctttcaaattaaaagcctggTTTAAAAATAcgtaaacaacaaaaaatgatgtGACATAAAAAGCTGACTGGGTGTGACGTTAGGGCGGGGCACTTCAGACCGGAAATCTAATCGATAGGGTTATTGATCCGTTTGTCAGGTTGTGTTTATTGTATCTGCTCTCAAATTTATTAGTTTTATTAAAAACTGACACGAACAGAACATTTGGTGACAGCTGGCTGTTATGATGATCACAAATtaatgatgacatcatcagaaaAGCAGTTAAATTATTTTTGATGACTCAGAACCAAAAACCTCCAAACACCAAACAATGTCCTATATGATGAAATATGAACTTTACATTTGAGAATTTCTCTCGGTTTGAAGAATCAAACTGAACAACTCACAGCCAATCAAAGTCCAGATAAAAACATCTGCAGACTGAGAATTGCATTAAAACCAAATGAAGTTCTGACGACTTGACTAACGAACAGtagtttcctgtgtgtgttattgtttttctccttctgtcGCTGTATCCAGTTTACCAAATTTGacctttaataataataatgataaccTCGTAATCAGGCTCAGCTATTTATCGTTAAAAGTCCTGTAAATGTGACGAACCTACAGTCAGTAAGCATCACTTCAGTTTCTGATCTCATCTCTTCCAGCAGACGGGACTGTGACCATGTCTCCCTCCGTCCCCCTCTCATTGGTCAGCATCCTTCTCCTGAGTCTGGCCTCCTCTGAGGCCGTTGACCCCTCTGTGGAGGACCTGACCAATAGGAACGCAGACTTTGCCGCCCGGCTGTACCGAGCTGTGTCCAGCCGGACTGATGACAATCTTTTCCTGTCTACTTTCTCACTGTCCGCTGCACTGTCTGCACTGCTGGTTACCACCAGTGGGCCAACCCAggaccagctgctgcagggactcAGCCTGACTGGATTGGACCCTCAGACCCTACCAGGTACGTAGGTGAAAGGTCAGAGTCCAGGGGTCAGTGGTCAGGTTCAGAGGAGGACTTCAGTCTGTCATATTTTGGTTTTGAACTGAAaggttgctgtttgtttctctaaGATCTTTTCCAGAATCTGAGGACGGCCGTCCTTCAAGGGAGCATTGCCATGAACCTGCGGCAAGGCGTGGCCATCCTCCCATCACAGAGCTTCCAGGTGTCATCATCCTACCTTGATCTTGTTCAAACAAAATTTGGGGGGAATGCTCAGAGTCTGGTCTATACGGTGCCACTGGAAGCCACTGACACGATCAACCGCTGGACCCAGGAATCGACCGGAGACAGGGTCCAGGAACTGGTTACCAACTTGGACCCCCAGACCCAGCTGCTTGTAGCCATCGCCGCCTCCTACCAGAGTACGTATCACCTGTCAGAGGGCCAAGTTCTCCATCAGAGAGCAGAGTTAATGTTGTGAAGATACGATAagacagactttattaatccccagctgttagaggcagcagcaacagcagctgaaaagaaaaatagcaacagagagagaaatccaaaaaacagaataaaaaataaaagttgaatACAATCTCAGCGTCCGAGCCCGGCTGCTCACCGCTGTGGTCTTTCCAGCAGAAGTTTATCACCGTCTTTGTAATGCAAACTTGATTGACATGTCGTGCTCAGTGACAATGAAGAAATCTTGAGTCTTGAACCCGGTTGTGGTCAGATCGGCccagtggggggggggggggtgaagagctgtaagcatccttggtgttcgcatacagtaaatccagtgtttaTTGTCTCTGGAGTGGCATTTGACAttctgggtgaaggtggggagagttgaggaCAGGGAAGCGTGTTTGAagtctccagagatgaggaggaaggcctgggggggtgcgatgtctgcagctgtgagaccacagtgtgtcGGAGCTCACGAGCTTCTGCAGCGTCGTGATGGACACAGTTATCGCGATGATGTGCGATCTCtcctgcagcgctgctccttcacactgatgtgtcctgggttACACGCTATgcctccccccttcctcttACCTTTCTCCGTCGCTCGCCTGTCCGCTCTCAGAAGTTGGCGTGAGTTCGTTCAGCCACGTCTCGGTGAGGCACAGGATGCCATGCTCCCGCTGCCGTCTGGTCagcgccgttagctcttccatcttatttgGGAGAGATCTCACgttccccataataagagacggtatggatggtttataccatCTTCACTCGTCCCggcactttgctccagctctgcagccccTTCTCCGTCTCCGTCTCTCCACGGGGATCTCCGGTCTTTCCGCTGCTCTCGTTGCTCAGCGCTAACAGCTGATCCCGAGTGCGAACAATGGATCCGTGGCTGAATGGATCGCCAGATGTTGTTTTGAAGAgtccagaaaagagtaaaaagcaaaacacttcTCACCATTTGTCCATCTGTAGGACGGTCAGAGCTGCTGAACCACGACGGTCTGTCTGTGATACTGAAGTCGTGTATAAAGACACAAAAGGTGCAGTTTTACAACAGTGAAGTTGTGACTGCTGGAGAAAAACGTTTCTGTCTCAGAAggttttttctgtctctgtttcagccCGCTTCAGTCCGTCCTTTAACTCATCGCTGACTCAGGATGAGCGTTTCTACGTGGACAGGTATCACGTCGTCATGGTTCCCATGATGTTCAGGGCCGATAAGTACTTCCTGGCATATGACCGGTCTGTGAAGGTCGGCGTGTTGAAGCTGCCGATGACAGATGGGACGGCCATGTTGGTTCTGCTGCCCGATGAAGACGTGGACATCACCTCCGTCGAGGAGGAAGTGACCGCCGAGAAGATCCAGGCCTGGATCCGACAACTGAAAAAGACGTGAGACaccttttccttcctccctgtTTCCTTTTCTGCCTCCTTTTTTCCAACCTTACTTTAACTTTCTGTCCCtcccactgtctgtctgtctgtctgtctgtctgtctgcctgtctgtctgtctgtctgcctgtctgcctgtctgtctgcctgtctctctgtccctctctctgtctgtctgtctctccctctgtctgtctgtctgtctctctctctgtccctctctctgtctgtctgtctgtctttctgtctgtctgtctctctctctgtccctctgtctgtctgtctgtctgcctgtctgcctgtctgcctgtctgtctgcctgtctctctgtccctctctctgtctgtctgtctctccctctgtctgtctgtctgtctctctctctgtccctctgtctgtctgtctctctctctgtccctctgtctgtctgtctgtctgtctgtctgtctgtctgtcttggactcaaagatgaactgattagattctggtggtcaaaggtcaaaggtcactgtgacctcacagcACATTTTTGACCTTATGTCCAAATGTCTCACATGTCTCAGAGAATGATGACATTTAATAttgaaaaggtcaaaggtcaaaggtcatcttcactgtgacatcatatcGTGCAGAAACTCTTTTCTGCTCATTAATCAGCCTTCAACACTGAACTGGTTCGTTATTCATTCTCTGTTCACACCTTCCatccttcctcacctcctctctcctatTCTTTATTCGTTTCACTTCCTCAcacctctctcccctcattaATGATTTACTCATTTCTACATTTTATTGTATAATTAGCAGAAACAATGAACAACACACATCCACCAGATGTAGCTAAAGGTTCATTTACTAAAGGTCCAACACCCCACCCTGGGCCGTCCCACCACCCTGACCACTGACCACGTTCCCCTGACATTTAGACAAGGGGACATACAGAGTCCTGAAAGCACCTGTTTTAAGGACTGAGTTCCTCCATGCAGTGAGTCAGTGCTGTTAGACGTCGTCTCAGTTTGAATTCTGAGTTCACAAATGCTCTTTAATGTTTCTATAAGTggtatttttcagctgtttccacatTCTAACTTCAAAGTGTTATCTGACCGTCAAACCACTTCATCTGATCACATGAGGTTGTAATCCTCACCAGCGGGGTCATGTGACTCCCTTGATGGTTCAttaacattcacacatacagcagaagTAAAATAAATTGTGGACGGACGGCTTGTCCATCTTTTGACCCTCCTTCCatcatttcttgttttctttcgtCTCTACtttgctctttctcttttttcctcttcctctcaccttttcttcttccattcTTATCtgattcaactttttttttacaactttccttccttcctttcttctctccatgagcatttcctctcttttccctttcaCATAAACGGGATCATCATCTGTATACAGCGTGATAATAACTTCTGTACAGATTCATGGTTGATTACTTTGTTacctctccttccttcttcct
This region includes:
- the LOC121621845 gene encoding protein Z-dependent protease inhibitor-like, with the translated sequence MSPSVPLSLVSILLLSLASSEAVDPSVEDLTNRNADFAARLYRAVSSRTDDNLFLSTFSLSAALSALLVTTSGPTQDQLLQGLSLTGLDPQTLPDLFQNLRTAVLQGSIAMNLRQGVAILPSQSFQVSSSYLDLVQTKFGGNAQSLVYTVPLEATDTINRWTQESTGDRVQELVTNLDPQTQLLVAIAASYQTRFSPSFNSSLTQDERFYVDRYHVVMVPMMFRADKYFLAYDRSVKVGVLKLPMTDGTAMLVLLPDEDVDITSVEEEVTAEKIQAWIRQLKKTKLEVQLPRFLLERSYSLRDALQTLDITQVFQDDADIINMGGAKGPKLTQVYHKSVVSVDESSDDITTGGGPTVFSTLPPRLTINRPFIFIIYQQTTGCVLFMGRVVDPTKK